The following proteins come from a genomic window of Longimicrobium sp.:
- a CDS encoding DinB family protein yields the protein MPATVPRTDARWRSALEEHQVALAGYLNAAAALPADAWTTPWQPGKWTPAEITEHLALTYRVFIGEATTGATMKLKLTPFRRRMLKLLLLPHMLFHRKFPKGARAPREVRPHTPGGTRDEALAQLRTLGEQFERASETARGAGKPGLTHPYFGLIDWNRGMRFAALHIEHHRGQIARKRSA from the coding sequence ATGCCCGCGACCGTGCCGCGTACCGACGCGCGCTGGCGTTCGGCGCTCGAAGAGCACCAGGTGGCGCTCGCCGGCTATCTGAATGCCGCCGCCGCGCTCCCCGCCGACGCCTGGACCACGCCCTGGCAGCCCGGCAAGTGGACCCCCGCCGAGATCACCGAGCACCTGGCGCTGACGTACCGCGTGTTCATCGGCGAGGCGACCACGGGAGCGACGATGAAGCTGAAGCTGACGCCCTTTCGCCGCCGCATGCTGAAGCTTCTCCTCCTCCCGCACATGCTCTTCCACCGCAAGTTCCCCAAGGGTGCCCGCGCCCCGCGCGAGGTGCGTCCGCACACACCCGGCGGAACCCGCGATGAGGCACTGGCGCAGCTGCGAACGCTCGGGGAGCAGTTCGAGCGCGCCTCCGAAACGGCGCGCGGGGCAGGGAAGCCGGGGCTGACGCACCCCTACTTCGGCCTGATCGACTGGAACCGCGGCATGCGCTTCGCCGCGCTGCACATCGAGCATCATCGCGGGCAGATCGCGCGGAAGCGGAGTGCGTGA